One Nitrospirota bacterium genomic region harbors:
- the tuf gene encoding elongation factor Tu (EF-Tu; promotes GTP-dependent binding of aminoacyl-tRNA to the A-site of ribosomes during protein biosynthesis; when the tRNA anticodon matches the mRNA codon, GTP hydrolysis results; the inactive EF-Tu-GDP leaves the ribosome and release of GDP is promoted by elongation factor Ts; many prokaryotes have two copies of the gene encoding EF-Tu) yields MAKAKYERRKPHVNIGTIGHVDHGKTTLTAALTKVSAEKGMA; encoded by the coding sequence ATGGCGAAGGCGAAATATGAGCGGCGGAAGCCGCATGTGAATATTGGGACGATCGGGCACGTGGACCATGGCAAGACGACGTTGACGGCGGCGTTGACGAAGGTGAGTGCGGAGAAGGGGATGGCGAA